One Streptomyces coeruleorubidus DNA segment encodes these proteins:
- a CDS encoding protealysin inhibitor emfourin: MRIQVRRTGGFAGIERHAEVDTSGRPDAPEWHALAERAVAAGRSTPPIGVPDGFGYQITVDGKTVYAADPRLTDEQRKLISRVLKEGA; this comes from the coding sequence ATGCGTATTCAGGTGAGGCGCACGGGCGGGTTCGCGGGCATCGAGCGGCATGCCGAGGTGGACACCTCCGGCCGCCCCGATGCCCCCGAATGGCACGCCCTGGCCGAGCGGGCGGTCGCCGCCGGCCGGAGCACGCCGCCGATCGGGGTTCCGGACGGGTTCGGCTACCAGATCACCGTGGACGGGAAGACGGTGTACGCGGCCGACCCGCGGCTGACGGACGAACAGCGGAAGCTGATCTCGCGGGTGCTGAAGGAAGGTGCCTAA
- a CDS encoding hemolysin family protein, with protein MSPQLALGAVALVVVAWLFACAEAGLARVSSFRAEEAVRSGRRGSAKLSQVAADPTRYLNVALLVRVACEMAAAALITYGCLMEFDNTTEALLIAIAVMVLVSYVAVGVSPRTIGRQHPLNTATLSAYVLVPLARIMGPIPSLLILIGNALTPGKGFRRGPFACEAELRALVDLAEKESLIEDDERRMVHSVFELGDTLVREVMVPRTDLVVIERFKTIRQALTLALRSGFSRIPVTGESEDDIVGIVYLKDLVRKTHISREAESEQVSTAMRPAFFVPDTKNAGDLLREMQKERNHVAVAVDEYGGTAGIVTIEDILEEIVGEITDEYDRELPPVEDLGKDRYRVTARLDIGDLGELYGLEAFDDEDVETVGGLLAKALGRVPIAGASSVVELPDGRELRLTAEAAAGRRNKIVTVLAEPVDPADPPRDEEEKPQ; from the coding sequence ATGAGTCCGCAACTCGCCCTGGGTGCGGTCGCCCTGGTCGTCGTGGCCTGGCTCTTCGCCTGCGCGGAGGCGGGCCTCGCACGCGTCTCCAGCTTCCGTGCGGAGGAGGCCGTGCGCTCCGGCCGCCGGGGCAGCGCCAAGCTGTCCCAGGTCGCCGCCGACCCGACCCGCTATCTGAACGTGGCGCTGCTGGTGCGCGTCGCCTGCGAGATGGCCGCCGCCGCGCTGATCACGTACGGCTGCCTGATGGAGTTCGACAACACGACCGAGGCCCTCCTGATCGCCATCGCGGTCATGGTCCTCGTGTCGTACGTCGCCGTCGGCGTCTCCCCGCGCACCATCGGCCGCCAGCACCCGCTGAACACGGCGACGCTCTCGGCGTACGTCCTGGTGCCGCTGGCCCGGATCATGGGCCCGATCCCGTCGCTGCTGATCCTCATCGGCAACGCGCTCACCCCCGGCAAGGGCTTCCGCCGGGGTCCCTTCGCCTGCGAGGCGGAGCTGCGCGCGCTGGTCGACCTCGCCGAGAAGGAGTCGCTCATCGAGGACGACGAGCGCCGCATGGTGCACTCGGTCTTCGAGCTGGGCGACACCCTCGTCCGCGAGGTCATGGTCCCGCGCACGGACCTGGTGGTCATCGAGCGCTTCAAGACCATCCGCCAGGCCCTCACCCTAGCCCTGCGCTCCGGCTTCTCCCGGATCCCGGTGACCGGCGAGAGCGAGGACGACATCGTCGGGATCGTGTACCTGAAGGACCTGGTCCGCAAGACGCACATCAGCCGCGAGGCCGAGTCCGAGCAGGTGTCCACGGCGATGCGCCCGGCGTTCTTCGTGCCCGACACCAAGAACGCGGGCGACCTGCTGCGCGAGATGCAGAAGGAACGCAACCACGTCGCCGTCGCCGTCGACGAGTACGGCGGCACCGCCGGCATCGTCACCATCGAGGACATCCTCGAGGAGATCGTCGGCGAGATCACCGACGAGTACGACCGCGAACTGCCGCCGGTGGAGGACCTCGGCAAGGACCGCTACCGGGTCACCGCCCGCCTGGACATCGGCGACCTGGGCGAGCTGTACGGCCTGGAGGCGTTCGACGACGAGGACGTCGAGACGGTCGGCGGACTGCTGGCGAAGGCGCTGGGCCGGGTCCCCATCGCCGGTGCGTCGTCCGTCGTGGAGCTCCCCGACGGCCGGGAACTGCGCCTGACCGCGGAGGCCGCGGCCGGCCGCCGCAACAAGATCGTGACGGTGCTGGCAGAGCCGGTGGACCCGGCGGACCCTCCGCGGGACGAGGAGGAGAAGCCGCAATGA
- a CDS encoding GH1 family beta-glucosidase, with translation MATDAGNPIPRFPAGFLWGVSTSAHQIEGAADEREPSVWDAFTAEPGRMKDGSTAAVACDHYHRHREDVALLAGLGVNAYRFSVSWPRVRSEKGLDFYDRLVDDLCAAGVRPVPTLFHWDLPADLDWLHRDTAARFADHVSLVAGRLGDRVTKWITLNEPAEHTLLGHALGVHAPGRQLLFDALPAAHHQLLAHGLAVRALRAMGATDIGIANSHGPTWAASTEAEDMAAAEFYDVLLNRLFADPVLLGRYPDGIGELMPGDVEADLKVIAEPVDWYGVNYYAPTRVGAPQGTDITFGGVAMPAELPFAVREITGHPVTDFGWPVVPEGLTELLTTFHDRYGDRLPPVVITENGCSYPDVDDQDRIAYLDGHIRALHGALEAGVDVRGYFVWSLLDNFEWAEGYARRFGLVHVDFETLERTPKSSYRWYREVLRAQGTTA, from the coding sequence ATGGCGACTGACGCAGGCAATCCGATCCCCCGCTTCCCAGCCGGCTTCCTCTGGGGCGTGTCGACCTCGGCGCATCAGATCGAGGGCGCGGCGGACGAGCGCGAGCCGTCCGTGTGGGACGCCTTCACGGCCGAGCCGGGCCGGATGAAGGACGGCTCGACGGCGGCGGTGGCCTGCGACCACTACCACCGCCACCGCGAGGACGTGGCCCTGCTGGCCGGCCTCGGCGTGAACGCCTACCGCTTCTCGGTCTCCTGGCCGCGAGTGCGCTCCGAGAAGGGCCTGGACTTCTACGACCGGCTGGTGGACGACCTGTGCGCGGCGGGCGTCCGCCCGGTGCCGACCCTGTTCCACTGGGACCTGCCGGCGGACCTCGACTGGCTTCACAGGGACACGGCCGCGCGGTTCGCCGACCACGTCTCGCTGGTCGCCGGCCGCCTCGGGGACCGGGTGACGAAGTGGATCACCCTCAACGAGCCCGCCGAACACACCCTGCTGGGCCACGCCCTGGGCGTGCACGCGCCGGGCAGGCAGCTGCTGTTCGACGCGCTCCCGGCCGCCCACCACCAGTTGCTGGCCCACGGCCTGGCCGTACGGGCCCTGCGCGCCATGGGTGCCACTGACATCGGCATCGCCAACTCGCACGGCCCGACCTGGGCGGCGTCGACCGAGGCGGAGGACATGGCGGCGGCCGAGTTCTACGACGTACTGCTGAACCGCCTGTTCGCGGACCCGGTACTGCTGGGCCGGTACCCGGACGGCATCGGCGAGCTGATGCCCGGCGACGTCGAGGCCGACCTGAAGGTGATCGCCGAGCCGGTCGACTGGTACGGCGTCAACTACTACGCGCCGACGCGGGTGGGTGCCCCGCAGGGCACCGACATCACCTTCGGCGGCGTCGCCATGCCCGCCGAACTCCCCTTCGCCGTCCGGGAGATCACCGGTCACCCGGTCACCGACTTCGGCTGGCCGGTCGTGCCCGAGGGCCTGACCGAGCTCCTGACCACCTTCCACGACCGCTACGGCGACCGGCTCCCGCCCGTCGTCATCACCGAGAACGGCTGCTCGTACCCGGACGTCGACGACCAGGACCGCATCGCCTATCTGGACGGCCACATCCGGGCTCTGCACGGGGCGCTGGAGGCGGGCGTCGACGTGCGCGGCTACTTCGTGTGGTCCCTGCTCGACAACTTCGAGTGGGCGGAGGGCTACGCACGCCGCTTCGGCCTGGTGCACGTCGACTTCGAGACCCTGGAGCGGACCCCGAAGTCGTCGTACCGCTGGTACCGGGAGGTGCTGCGGGCCCAGGGGACTACGGCTTGA
- a CDS encoding cytidine deaminase: MTDSSALDPEDRKIVTLARSARARNGVPEGAAVRDETGRTYVAGTVALDSLKLSALQTAVAMAVASGAQSLEAAAVVTEAETVSDEDRAAVRDLGGAETPVLVAGPDGTVRTTVSAG; encoded by the coding sequence ATGACCGACAGCAGCGCGCTCGACCCCGAGGACCGCAAGATCGTCACCCTGGCCCGTTCCGCACGTGCCCGCAACGGCGTGCCCGAGGGGGCGGCCGTACGGGACGAGACCGGACGTACGTATGTCGCGGGGACCGTGGCCCTCGACTCCCTGAAGCTCAGCGCCCTTCAGACGGCGGTGGCGATGGCGGTGGCCTCGGGCGCCCAGTCGCTGGAGGCGGCGGCGGTGGTGACGGAGGCGGAGACCGTGTCCGACGAGGACCGGGCGGCCGTACGGGATCTGGGGGGCGCTGAGACGCCGGTACTGGTGGCCGGGCCCGACGGGACGGTCCGGACCACGGTCAGCGCCGGCTGA
- a CDS encoding PhoH family protein: MTQTPTAHTPAQEQARAQFTVPAQHPMVTVLGSGDALLRVIEKAFPAADIHVRGNEISAVGDPVDVALIARVFDEMMLVLRTGQPMTEDAVERSIAMLKASENGESDGQETPAQVLTQNILSSRGRTIRPKTLNQKRYVDAIDKHTIVFGIGPAGTGKTYLAMAKAVQALQSKQVNRIILTRPAVEAGERLGFLPGTLYEKIDPYLRPLYDALHDMLDPDSIPRLMAAGTIEVAPLAYMRGRTLNDAFIILDEAQNTSPEQMKMFLTRLGFDSKIVITGDVTQVDLPDGTKSGLRQVQDILDGVEDVHFSRLSSHDVVRHKLVGRIVDAYEQYDTKHGTQNGAHKSRGKSGHKGK, encoded by the coding sequence ATGACACAGACACCCACAGCTCACACCCCCGCGCAGGAGCAGGCGAGAGCACAGTTCACCGTCCCCGCCCAGCACCCCATGGTGACGGTGCTGGGGTCCGGCGACGCCCTCCTGCGCGTGATCGAGAAGGCCTTCCCGGCGGCCGACATCCACGTCCGGGGCAATGAGATCAGCGCGGTCGGCGACCCTGTGGACGTCGCCCTCATCGCCCGCGTGTTCGATGAGATGATGCTGGTGCTCCGCACCGGACAGCCGATGACGGAGGACGCAGTGGAACGCTCGATCGCCATGCTCAAGGCGAGCGAGAACGGGGAGAGCGACGGCCAGGAGACCCCGGCCCAGGTGCTCACGCAGAACATCCTGTCCTCGCGAGGCCGCACGATCCGCCCCAAGACGCTCAACCAGAAGCGTTACGTGGACGCGATCGACAAGCACACGATCGTCTTCGGTATCGGCCCGGCGGGTACCGGCAAGACCTACCTGGCGATGGCCAAGGCGGTGCAGGCCCTGCAGTCCAAGCAGGTCAACCGCATCATCCTGACCCGCCCGGCGGTCGAGGCGGGTGAGCGGCTCGGCTTCCTCCCGGGCACGCTCTACGAGAAGATCGACCCGTACCTGCGCCCGCTCTACGACGCGCTGCACGACATGCTCGACCCGGACTCCATCCCCAGGCTGATGGCGGCGGGCACGATCGAGGTCGCGCCGCTGGCATATATGCGGGGCCGTACCCTCAATGACGCCTTCATCATCCTGGACGAGGCCCAGAACACCAGCCCCGAGCAGATGAAGATGTTCCTCACCCGCCTCGGCTTCGACTCGAAGATCGTGATCACGGGTGACGTGACGCAGGTCGACCTCCCGGACGGGACGAAGAGCGGTCTGCGCCAGGTGCAGGACATCCTGGACGGCGTCGAGGACGTCCATTTCTCCCGCTTGTCGTCCCACGACGTGGTCCGGCACAAGCTGGTGGGCCGTATCGTCGACGCGTACGAGCAGTACGACACCAAGCACGGCACCCAGAACGGCGCGCACAAGAGCCGCGGCAAGTCCGGGCACAAGGGGAAGTAG
- a CDS encoding helix-turn-helix domain-containing protein encodes MNDGRSGTGAGAPTVLRMILGRRLQEARQTAGLSLDDAAKALRVTPLTIRRLEKAEVGLKILYVEKLLQTYGAGQQEIDEFVTLAERANEPGWWHPYRDVMPSWFTAYVSLETGARTLRTYEPQYVTGLLQTPGYARAVLRGGFPNENEEDLERRVELRLRRQSLLTKPDAPTLWVVMEEAVLHRVVGGPEVMREQIDRLLEASELEHVSVDIVPFDAGAHVGACAPFTYFRFEERELPDIVYSEILSASVYLDQRADVVAHLEAHNRLSLKTSSADSKALLNRMRKEYS; translated from the coding sequence GTGAACGACGGGCGATCAGGCACCGGCGCCGGGGCGCCCACCGTTCTCCGCATGATCCTGGGACGCCGACTCCAGGAGGCACGGCAGACCGCGGGCCTGTCCCTCGACGACGCGGCCAAGGCCCTGCGCGTCACGCCGCTGACCATCCGCCGCCTGGAGAAGGCCGAGGTCGGCCTGAAGATCCTCTACGTCGAGAAGCTGCTCCAGACATACGGGGCGGGGCAGCAGGAGATCGACGAGTTCGTCACCCTGGCCGAGCGGGCCAACGAGCCCGGCTGGTGGCACCCGTACCGCGATGTGATGCCGTCCTGGTTCACCGCCTACGTGAGCCTGGAGACCGGCGCCAGAACACTGCGCACCTATGAGCCGCAGTACGTCACGGGCCTGCTCCAGACACCCGGGTACGCGCGTGCCGTGCTGCGCGGAGGCTTCCCGAACGAGAACGAGGAGGACCTGGAGCGGCGCGTGGAGCTGCGGCTGCGCCGCCAGAGCCTGCTCACCAAGCCGGACGCGCCCACCCTGTGGGTGGTGATGGAGGAAGCCGTGCTGCACCGGGTGGTGGGCGGCCCCGAGGTGATGCGCGAGCAGATCGACCGGCTCCTGGAGGCGTCCGAGCTGGAGCACGTCAGCGTCGACATCGTGCCGTTCGACGCGGGCGCCCACGTCGGGGCGTGCGCGCCCTTCACCTACTTCCGGTTCGAGGAGCGGGAGCTGCCCGACATCGTCTACAGCGAGATCCTCTCCGCGTCCGTCTACCTCGACCAGCGCGCCGACGTCGTGGCCCATCTGGAGGCCCACAACCGGCTGTCGCTGAAGACGTCGTCCGCGGACAGCAAGGCGCTGTTGAACCGTATGCGGAAGGAGTACTCATGA
- a CDS encoding DUF397 domain-containing protein: MTIAEGTVYNGMPASDLGEQGWERPWSGPNGGQCVETKQLADGRVAVRQSADPAGPALIYTPEEITAFVAGVKQGLADHLTAH; encoded by the coding sequence ATGACCATCGCCGAGGGCACCGTCTACAACGGGATGCCCGCGTCGGACCTCGGGGAACAGGGCTGGGAACGTCCGTGGAGCGGCCCCAACGGGGGCCAGTGCGTGGAGACGAAGCAGCTCGCCGACGGCCGCGTGGCGGTACGGCAGTCCGCCGATCCCGCCGGTCCCGCGCTGATCTACACGCCCGAGGAGATCACCGCGTTCGTCGCGGGGGTCAAGCAGGGCCTCGCCGACCACCTCACGGCCCACTGA
- a CDS encoding ATP-binding protein: MSPHTTSTPRFLDAVRPGRTHWLELPPLRTSVRVARHATRARLASWRVPDEVCANAVLLVSELVTNAVLHTPSERILCGVGRLTDERFRLEVHDGDLTGRGIPDCCPGLDDEGGRGLLLVREIADSWGVTRSPRTGGNAVWASLATAL; the protein is encoded by the coding sequence GTGTCCCCCCACACGACTTCCACCCCCCGGTTTCTGGACGCGGTGCGCCCGGGCCGCACCCACTGGCTGGAGCTGCCGCCCCTGCGGACCAGCGTCAGAGTCGCCCGTCATGCCACGCGGGCGCGGCTGGCCTCGTGGCGGGTACCCGACGAGGTGTGCGCGAACGCCGTGCTGCTCGTGTCGGAGCTGGTGACGAACGCCGTACTGCACACGCCCAGCGAGCGGATCCTGTGCGGCGTCGGGCGGTTGACGGACGAGCGCTTCAGGCTGGAGGTGCACGACGGCGACCTCACGGGCCGCGGCATCCCCGACTGCTGCCCCGGCCTCGACGACGAGGGCGGCCGCGGTCTGCTGCTCGTGCGCGAGATAGCCGACAGCTGGGGAGTCACCCGCTCGCCCCGCACTGGCGGCAACGCGGTGTGGGCGAGCCTTGCGACGGCGTTATAA
- the ybeY gene encoding rRNA maturation RNase YbeY: protein MSIDVNNESGTEVDEQAILDIARYALARMRIHPLSELSVIVVDAAAMEQLHIQWMDLPGPTDVMSFPMDELRPPSKDDDEPPHGLLGDIVLCPEVAEKQGKEADTQHSMDEELQLLTVHGVLHLLGYDHEEPDEKAEMFGLQAAIVDGWRAERGLTGPSPAPTVS from the coding sequence ATGTCGATCGACGTCAACAACGAGTCCGGCACCGAGGTCGACGAGCAGGCGATCCTCGACATCGCCCGTTACGCGCTGGCGCGGATGCGCATCCACCCGCTCTCCGAGCTCTCGGTGATCGTCGTGGACGCCGCCGCCATGGAGCAGCTGCACATCCAGTGGATGGACCTGCCGGGCCCCACGGATGTCATGTCCTTCCCGATGGACGAGCTGCGCCCGCCGTCCAAGGACGACGACGAGCCGCCGCATGGGCTGCTCGGCGACATCGTGCTGTGCCCCGAGGTCGCGGAGAAGCAGGGCAAGGAAGCGGACACGCAGCACTCCATGGACGAGGAGCTCCAGCTGCTCACCGTCCACGGCGTGCTGCACCTGCTGGGCTACGACCACGAGGAACCGGACGAGAAGGCCGAGATGTTCGGCCTCCAGGCGGCCATCGTGGACGGCTGGCGCGCGGAGCGGGGCCTGACCGGCCCGTCCCCGGCGCCGACGGTCTCGTAG
- the era gene encoding GTPase Era: MGAMSVRTQSSEEPAEAVHRAGFACFVGRPNAGKSTLTNALVGQKVAITANQPQTTRHTVRGIVHRPDAQLILVDTPGLHKPRTLLGERLNDIVRTTWAEVDVIGFCLPANEKLGPGDRFIAKELASIRKTPKIAIVTKTDLVDGKTLAEQLIAIDQLGKELGFEWAEIVPVSAVGDKQVGLLADLIVPLLPEGPALYPEGDLTDEPEQVMIAELIREAALEGVRDELPHSIAVVVEEMLPREDRPADKPLLDIHAFVYIERPSQKGIIIGPKGKRLKEVGIKSRKQIEALLGTPVFLDLHVKVAKDWQRDPRQLRKLGF, from the coding sequence ATGGGCGCCATGAGCGTTCGTACCCAGTCATCCGAAGAGCCGGCCGAAGCTGTCCACAGGGCTGGCTTCGCCTGCTTCGTGGGCCGTCCCAACGCGGGCAAGTCCACCCTCACGAATGCTCTGGTCGGCCAGAAGGTGGCGATCACGGCGAACCAGCCGCAGACGACGCGGCACACCGTGCGGGGCATCGTGCACCGACCCGACGCCCAGCTGATCCTGGTCGACACCCCGGGGCTGCACAAGCCGCGCACACTGCTGGGCGAGCGGCTGAACGACATCGTGCGCACGACGTGGGCCGAGGTCGACGTGATCGGCTTCTGCCTGCCGGCGAACGAGAAGCTCGGCCCCGGCGACCGCTTCATCGCGAAGGAACTGGCGTCCATCCGCAAGACGCCGAAGATCGCGATCGTCACGAAGACCGACCTGGTGGACGGCAAGACGCTCGCCGAGCAGCTCATCGCGATCGATCAGCTCGGCAAGGAGCTGGGCTTCGAGTGGGCCGAGATCGTCCCGGTGTCGGCGGTCGGGGACAAGCAGGTGGGCCTGCTGGCCGACCTGATCGTCCCCCTCCTGCCGGAGGGTCCGGCGCTCTACCCCGAGGGCGACCTGACCGACGAGCCCGAGCAGGTCATGATCGCGGAGCTGATCCGGGAGGCCGCGCTGGAGGGCGTCCGCGACGAGCTCCCGCACTCCATCGCCGTCGTCGTCGAGGAGATGCTCCCCCGCGAGGACCGCCCAGCCGACAAGCCCCTCCTCGACATCCACGCCTTCGTCTACATCGAGCGCCCCAGCCAGAAGGGCATCATCATCGGCCCCAAGGGCAAGCGCCTGAAGGAGGTCGGCATCAAGTCCCGCAAACAGATCGAGGCCCTGCTGGGCACGCCGGTGTTCTTGGACCTGCACGTGAAGGTCGCCAAGGACTGGCAGCGGGATCCGAGGCAGCTGCGCAAGCTGGGGTTCTGA
- a CDS encoding IS5 family transposase, with the protein MVRRKPWEVSDELWAVIEPLLPKHERRFRHPGRKRIDDRKTLQGVLFVLYTGIQWEYLPQELGFGSGPTCWRRLAEWQEAGVWEELQRVLLDRLRAADRLDFSRVTVDASHVQAKRGRSSPKVGPSPVDRARPGSKHHVLTDAHGTPLRVSLTGGHRNDVTQLLPLVDGLPPVRGKRGRPRRKPRTLYADRGYDHDIYRRRLRERGIVPKIARRGQAHGSGLGRVRWVAESAIAWLHGPRRLRTRWDARDDMHDAFLQLAHCMTLARKHPAF; encoded by the coding sequence CTGGTGCGGCGCAAGCCGTGGGAGGTCAGTGACGAGCTGTGGGCGGTGATCGAGCCGCTGCTGCCGAAGCATGAACGGCGGTTCCGGCACCCGGGGCGCAAGCGGATCGATGACCGCAAAACGCTGCAGGGTGTGCTGTTCGTCCTCTACACCGGAATCCAATGGGAGTACCTGCCGCAGGAGTTGGGGTTCGGTTCCGGTCCTACCTGCTGGCGGCGGCTGGCCGAATGGCAGGAGGCCGGGGTGTGGGAGGAACTCCAGCGGGTGCTGCTGGACCGGCTGCGGGCGGCAGACCGCCTGGACTTCTCCCGCGTCACCGTTGACGCCTCGCACGTGCAGGCCAAGCGGGGGCGAAGCAGCCCAAAAGTCGGCCCGAGCCCGGTTGACCGTGCACGGCCGGGCTCGAAGCACCACGTGTTGACCGACGCGCACGGCACCCCGCTGCGGGTGTCGTTGACGGGCGGGCACCGAAACGACGTCACCCAGCTCCTTCCGCTGGTCGACGGCCTGCCGCCGGTGCGGGGCAAGCGGGGCCGGCCCCGGCGCAAGCCCCGCACCTTGTATGCCGACCGTGGCTACGACCACGACATCTACCGCCGTCGGCTACGTGAGCGTGGCATCGTCCCGAAGATCGCCCGGCGCGGTCAGGCGCATGGCTCCGGCTTGGGCCGTGTGCGGTGGGTTGCCGAGTCCGCCATCGCCTGGCTCCACGGCCCTCGCCGCTTACGCACCCGCTGGGACGCCCGAGACGACATGCACGACGCCTTCCTGCAGCTCGCCCACTGCATGACCCTCGCCCGCAAGCACCCAGCATTCTGA
- a CDS encoding MmcQ/YjbR family DNA-binding protein, whose product MTPQELRAFCLSFNAAVEDFPFSPEISVFKVQGKLFALSHLDARPLKINLKCDPEEAIRLRREHEGLIVPGWHMNKRHWNTVTADGDLPDRLVRELIEDSYDLVVAGLPRADRLRLDRP is encoded by the coding sequence ATGACCCCGCAGGAACTGCGCGCGTTCTGCCTGTCCTTCAACGCGGCGGTCGAGGACTTCCCGTTCAGCCCGGAGATCTCGGTCTTCAAGGTCCAGGGCAAGCTGTTCGCCCTGTCGCACCTCGACGCGCGCCCCCTGAAGATCAACCTCAAGTGCGACCCGGAGGAGGCCATCCGCCTGCGCCGCGAGCACGAGGGCCTGATCGTCCCGGGCTGGCACATGAACAAGCGCCACTGGAACACGGTCACGGCCGACGGCGACCTCCCGGACCGGCTGGTCAGGGAACTCATCGAGGACTCGTACGACCTCGTCGTCGCGGGCCTGCCGCGAGCGGACCGCCTGCGCCTCGACCGTCCGTGA
- a CDS encoding M4 family metallopeptidase, protein MTTHGGFEPVFCTIVPPHVLDKLAQAEDPALAGPARRTLERDALERTHRRLTTVVGAPSVAPPAGAVPAKPHRTVHDARHGTDLPGHKVRGEGDKPGKDATVNRAYAGLGATFELLLKAYRRDSIDGNGLPLDATVHYDREYNNAFWNGEQMVFGDGDGEIFLDFTIPIDVIGHELVHGVTQYTANLTYFGQPGALNESVSDVFGSLIKQYTLGQTAAEADWLIGAGLLAPRVTGKALRSMKEPGTAYDDDVLGKDPQPATMDDYVRTGRDNGGVHINSGIPNHAFYLAATALGGHAWEHAGQIWYDVLTGGELKEQAMFADFATLTVKAARERYGEGEELDAVSKAWEQVGVRTL, encoded by the coding sequence ATGACGACTCACGGGGGCTTCGAGCCCGTCTTCTGCACCATCGTTCCACCCCATGTCCTCGACAAGCTCGCCCAGGCCGAGGACCCCGCGCTCGCCGGGCCCGCCCGCCGGACCCTGGAGCGCGACGCCCTGGAGCGCACCCACCGCCGGCTGACCACGGTCGTCGGCGCCCCGTCCGTGGCCCCGCCCGCCGGGGCCGTGCCCGCCAAGCCGCACCGCACGGTCCACGACGCCCGGCACGGCACGGACCTGCCGGGACACAAGGTGCGAGGCGAGGGCGACAAGCCCGGCAAGGACGCCACCGTCAACCGCGCCTACGCCGGCCTCGGCGCGACCTTCGAGCTGCTCCTGAAGGCGTACCGGCGCGACTCGATCGACGGCAACGGCCTTCCGCTGGACGCGACCGTGCACTACGACCGCGAGTACAACAACGCCTTCTGGAACGGCGAGCAGATGGTCTTCGGCGACGGGGACGGCGAGATCTTCCTCGACTTCACCATCCCGATCGACGTCATCGGCCACGAACTCGTCCACGGCGTCACGCAGTACACGGCCAACCTCACCTACTTCGGCCAGCCCGGCGCGCTGAACGAGTCCGTGTCGGATGTCTTCGGCTCGCTCATCAAGCAGTACACGCTCGGCCAGACCGCCGCCGAGGCCGACTGGCTGATCGGCGCCGGCCTGCTCGCCCCGCGGGTGACGGGCAAGGCCCTGCGCTCCATGAAGGAGCCGGGCACGGCGTACGACGACGACGTCCTGGGCAAGGACCCGCAGCCGGCCACGATGGACGACTACGTCCGCACCGGCCGCGACAACGGCGGTGTCCACATCAACTCGGGCATCCCGAACCACGCCTTCTACCTGGCGGCCACGGCCCTCGGCGGCCACGCCTGGGAGCACGCGGGGCAGATCTGGTACGACGTGCTGACCGGCGGCGAGCTGAAGGAGCAGGCGATGTTCGCCGACTTCGCCACGCTCACCGTGAAGGCCGCCCGGGAGCGGTACGGCGAAGGGGAGGAGCTGGACGCCGTGTCGAAGGCCTGGGAGCAGGTCGGGGTGCGGACCCTGTAG
- a CDS encoding SAM-dependent methyltransferase — protein sequence MTHSQAARDIDTSRPHSARMYDYYLGGKDHFEVDKQAAERVAAAYPAIFVCARENRAFMHRATRVLAREHGIRQWLDIGTGIPTEPNLHQVAQSVVPDARVVYADNDPLVLKYAERLMRSSAEGRTTYIEADVNDPQALLNAPELTEVLDLSRPVALSLNALMHFVTDAQDPYGIVRRLLDALPSGSALALSHCTPDFDPSTWQKVTDIYTTAGTPVRFRSQADVARFFDGLELLDPGVTVGHRWRPDPTDGHAPTDAEVSLWTGVGIKP from the coding sequence ATGACCCACTCGCAGGCCGCGCGGGACATCGACACCAGCAGGCCGCACTCCGCCCGCATGTACGACTACTACCTCGGCGGCAAGGACCACTTCGAGGTCGACAAGCAGGCGGCCGAGCGAGTCGCCGCGGCCTACCCCGCCATCTTCGTCTGCGCCCGCGAGAACCGGGCCTTCATGCACCGAGCCACCCGCGTCCTCGCCCGCGAGCACGGCATCCGCCAGTGGCTGGACATCGGCACCGGCATCCCCACCGAGCCCAACCTGCACCAGGTGGCCCAGTCCGTCGTCCCCGACGCCCGCGTGGTCTACGCCGACAACGACCCCCTCGTCCTCAAGTACGCCGAGCGCCTGATGCGCAGCTCGGCCGAGGGCCGCACGACGTACATAGAGGCGGACGTCAACGACCCCCAGGCGCTCCTGAACGCCCCCGAACTGACCGAGGTCCTGGACCTGAGCCGCCCGGTCGCGCTCTCCCTCAACGCCCTGATGCACTTCGTCACCGACGCCCAGGACCCGTACGGCATCGTGCGCCGCCTGCTGGACGCCCTGCCCTCGGGCAGCGCCCTGGCGCTGAGCCACTGCACGCCCGACTTCGACCCGTCCACCTGGCAGAAGGTCACCGACATCTACACCACGGCCGGCACCCCGGTGCGGTTCCGCTCCCAGGCGGACGTCGCCCGCTTCTTCGACGGCCTGGAGCTGCTCGACCCGGGCGTCACCGTCGGCCACCGCTGGCGGCCCGACCCCACCGACGGCCACGCCCCGACGGACGCCGAGGTCAGCCTGTGGACCGGGGTGGGCATCAAGCCGTAG